A region from the Anoplolepis gracilipes chromosome 2, ASM4749672v1, whole genome shotgun sequence genome encodes:
- the LOC140663169 gene encoding ejaculatory bulb-specific protein 3-like: MGKSSFLLLTLLAGLLVVAIAEELYSDMFDHINPDDILPNDELRNQYYNCFMDRGPCVTDDQIYFKQHAAEAFATKCRRCTETQKKNVEKIVVWYTENRPEEWQAMVLKLMEDAKKQNIPIA; this comes from the exons atgggtAAATCAAGTTTTCTTTTGCTGACCCTCTTGGCCGGCCTGTTGGTGGTTGCCATCGCCGAAGAACTTTACTCGGACATGTTCGATCATATCAATCCCGACGATATTTTACCCAACGATGAGCTACGAAATCAATATTACAACTGTTTCATGGATCGCGGTCCATGCGTGACAGACGACCAGATATATTTCAAAC AGCACGCCGCCGAGGCGTTCGCGACGAAATGTCGAAGGTGCACAGAAACGCAGAAGAAGAACGTGGAGAAGATAGTCGTGTGGTACACCGAAAATCGTCCCGAGGAATGGCAGGCGATGGTGCTAAAGCTCATGGAGGACGCGAAGAAGCAGAATATCCCCATCGCCTGA